One genomic window of Etheostoma spectabile isolate EspeVRDwgs_2016 chromosome 5, UIUC_Espe_1.0, whole genome shotgun sequence includes the following:
- the LOC116689870 gene encoding uncharacterized protein LOC116689870, which yields MSTGIMKTFNFLLLTSLLFAETILGAYRVSCPALIEAVEGDAVTLRGSLRPPVNLSPYTVDLKRLDLRDDLVHVYRHEQDDFLSQSHRFKHRTTLVHGDLVRGDVTLQVSPVNLSDAGRYEVYVPKLKARCGFNLTVERKANRTKRNDFTTSGRPVEDETESEHRDVENWKLPCVVILPVGFLLLVLFLMKEHIMPETAAALIHINAEM from the exons ATGTCGACAGGCATCATGAAAACTTTTAACTTTCTACTTTTGACTAGTTTGCTGTTTGCTGAAACTATCCTGG GAGCGTATCGTGTCAGTTGTCCAGCTCTGATCGAGGCAGTAGAAGGGGACGCTGTGACTCTGCGGGGTTCTCTGCGTCCTCCGGTCAACTTGTCTCCTTACACAGTGGATCTGAAGAGACTCGACCTCCGTGACGACCTCGTCCACGTGTACCGACATGAACAAGATGATTTCCTCTCACAGAGTCATCGCTTCAAACACAGAACTACCCTGGTCCACGGAGACCTGGTCCGAGGAGACGTGACTCTGCAGGTCTCCCCGGTAAACCTGTCTGACGCAGGACGGTACGAAGTCTACGTCCCAAAACTGAAAGCCCGATGTGGTTTTAACCTCACTGTTG aaagaaaagcgAACAGGACAAAGAGAAATGATTTCACCACGTCTGGACGTCCAGTGGAGGACGAGACCGAGTCAGAGCATCGGG ATGTTGAGAACTGGAAGCTTCCCTGTGTTGTTATCCTTCCCGTTGGTTTCCTCCTCCTGGTCCTGTTTCTGATGAAAGAACACATCA TGCCAGAGACAGCTGCAGCTTTAATCCACATTAACGCTGAGATGTGA